From the genome of Suricata suricatta isolate VVHF042 chromosome 3, meerkat_22Aug2017_6uvM2_HiC, whole genome shotgun sequence, one region includes:
- the DDX18 gene encoding ATP-dependent RNA helicase DDX18, whose amino-acid sequence MSHLPMKLLRKKIEKRNLKLRQRNLKLQGASDVSLSEAQNGTYQKLPEETVESGKVKKSLKKQSVNMDMSEARNGEMAKETVGKVQVKKKKKKPTIIINGEIATPPPNSESKKKKKKRRKMVGDAGPDTKKTKTEDKGESEEDAQAPGEPEVCTEKLDDQEDGEVPSLPLGLTGAFEDTSFASLTDLVNENTLRAIKEMGFTNMTEIQHKSIRPLLEGRDLLAAAKTGSGKTLAFLIPAVELIVKLKFMPRNGTGVLILSPTRELAMQTFGVLKELMTYHVHTYGLIMGGSNRSAEAQKLGNGINIIVATPGRLLDHMQNTPGFMYKNLQCLVIDEADRILDVGFEEELKQIIKLLPTRRQTMLFSATQTRKVEDLARISLKKEPLYVGVDDDKANATVDGLEQGYVICPSEKRFLLLFTFLKKNRKKKLMVFFSSCMSVKYHYELLNYIDLPVLAIHGRQKQNKRTTTFFQFCNADSGILLCTDVAARGLDIPEVDWIVQYDPPDDPKEYIHRVGRTARGLNGRGHALLILRPEELGFLRYLKQSKVPLSEFEFSWSKISDIQSQLEKLIEKNYFLHKSAQEAYKSYIRAYDSHSLKQIFNVNNLNLPQVALSFGFKVPPFVDLNVNTNDGKLKKRGGGGGFGFQKARKVEKSRIFKHISKKSSDRRQFSH is encoded by the exons ATGTCGCATCTACCCATGAAACTCCTGCGCAAGAAGATCGAGAAACGGAACCTGAAATTGCGCCAGCGAAACTTAAAGCTGCAGG GGGCCTCAGATGTGAGCCTCTCAGAAGCACAAAATGGAACCTACCAGAAACTTCCCGAAGAAACTGTGGAGAGTGGGAAGGttaaaaaatctctaaagaaacagTCTGTGAATATGGACATGTCAGAAGCCCGGAATGGAGAAATGGCTAAAGAAACAGTGGGAAAagtgcaagttaaaaaaaagaaaaagaaacctaccATAATCATCAACGGAGAAATAGCAACACCGCCCCCCAATTCAGAatccaagaagaagaagaagaaaaggaggaaaatggtgGGTGACGCTGGGCCTG acaccaaaaaaacaaaaaccgaaGACAAGGGGGAGTCTGAGGAAGATGCACAAGCGCCAGGAGAGCCCGAAGTCTGCACAGAGAAGCTAGATGATCAGGAGGACGGTGAGGTGCCCAGCCTGCCCCTGGGACTGACAG GAGCTTTTGAGGATACTTCATTTGCTTCTCTTACCGATCTTGTCAATGAGAACACTCTGCGGGCGATAAAAGAAATGGGTTTTACAAACATGACTGAAATTCAACACAAAAGTATCAGACCACTTCTGGAAGGCAG GGATCTTCTAGCAGCTGCAAAAACAGGCAGCGGTAAAACTCTGGCATTTCTCATTCCTGCCGTTGAACTCATTGTCAAGTTGAAGTTCATGCCTAGGAACG GAACAGGAGTCCTTATTCTCTCACCTACCAGGGAGCTGGCCATGCAGACTTTCGGGGTCCTCAAGGAGCTGATGACGTACCACGTTCACACATACGGGTTAATCATGGGTGGCAGCAACAGATCTGCGGAAGCACAGAAACTTGGTAATGGGATCAACATCATCGTGGCCACACCAGGCCGCCTCCTGGACCACATGCAG AATACCCCGGGCTTTATGTATAAAAATCTCCAGTGCCTGGTGATTGATGAGGCTGATCGTATCTTGGATGTCGGGTTTGAAGAGGAATTAAAACAGATCATTAAACTTCTGCCAA CACGCAGGCAGACCATGCTCTTTTCTGCCACACAAACTCGGAAAGTTGAAGACTTGGCGAGGATTTCTCTGAAAAAGGAGCCATTGTATGTTGGTGTGGATGATGATAAAGCTAACGCAACAGTGGATGGTCTTGAGCAG GGGTATGTTATCTGTCCCTCCGAAAAGAGATTCCTCCTCCTCTTTACATTCCTTAAGAAGAACCggaagaagaaactgatggtcTTCTTCTCATCCTGTATGTCGGTGAAGTACCACTATGAGTTGCTGAACTACATCGATTTGCCTGTCCTGGCCATTCAT GGAAGGCAGAAGCAAAATAAGCGTACGACCACATTCTTCCAGTTCTGCAATGCAGATTCTGGGATACTGCTGTGTACAGATGTGGCGGCCAGAGGGCTGGACATTCCTGAAGTCGACTGGATCGTGCAGTATGACCCCCCAGATGACCCAAAG GAATATATTCATCGAGTGGGAAGAACAGCCCGAGGCCTAAATGGAAGAGGGCATGCCTTGCTCATCCTGCGCCCGGAAGAACTGGGTTTCCTTCGTTACTTGAAGCAATCCAAG GTGCCGTTAAGTGAATTTGAGTTTTCCTGGTCCAAAATTTCTGACATTCAGTCTcag cttgaAAAGTTGATTGAAAAGAACTACTTCCTTCATAAGTCAGCCCAGGAAGCATATAAGTCCTATATTCGAGCATATGATTCTCATTCTCTGAAGCAGATCTTTAACGTTAATAACTTAAATTTGCCTCAAGTTGCTCTGTCATTCGGCTTCAAGGTGCCTCCTTTTGTTGATCTGA ACGTGAACACCAATGACGGCAAGCTTAAAAAGAGAGGAGGTGGTGGCGGATTCGGCTTCCAGAAAGCCAGGAAAGTCGAGAAGTCCAGAATCTTCAAGCACATTAGCAAGAAGTCATCCGACCGCCGGCAGTTCTCCCACTGA